The following are encoded together in the Anopheles nili chromosome 3, idAnoNiliSN_F5_01, whole genome shotgun sequence genome:
- the LOC128725619 gene encoding uncharacterized protein LOC128725619 isoform X2, which produces MAIDWRNRANILALGILLVVAAAVDGVRVQHLTSRRFKDESFGHDQTPASSWWNSHLSEPPSKNFYQATHGLLQTHPSVPGLKPASPSALPLSAGPRKAPTVGAPVSSAALNSGFPSIANPNPRSPFRHLDFSTSATAELRRNPSLSAPDECARACREGEPPRICYYHFTVEYYTVLGAACQVCTPNATNTVWSHCQCVLADGVERGILTVNRMIPGPSIQVCENDRVVIDVENHMEGMELTIHWHGIWQRGTQYYDGVPFVTQCPIQQGNTFRYQWTGNAGTHFWHAHTGLQKLDGLYGSIVVRQPPSRDPNSHLYDFDLTTHIMLVSDWLHEDAAERYPGRLAVNTGQDPESLLINGKGQFRDPNTGFMTNTPLEIFTITPGRRYRFRMINAFASVCPAQVTIEGHALTVIATDGEPVHPVQVNTIISFSGERYDFVITADQPVGAYWIQLRGLGECGIKRAQQLAILRYARGPYQPASPPPTYDVGLPQGVVMNPLDAQCNVQRDDAICVSQLKNAKEIDRALLQEKPDVKIFLPFRFYLYRPEELFQPNTYNRFLVAPTGDHVISLIDEISYLSAPAPLLSQFDDINPEQFCNGDNRPADCGANCMCTHKVDIPLNAIVEVVLVDEVQQPNLSHPFHLHGYAYNVIGIGRSPDSNVKKINLKHALDLDRRGLLHRQYNLPPLKDTIAVPNNGYVVLRFRADNPGFWLFHCHFLFHIVIGMNLILQVGTLADLPPVPPNFPTCGDHLPPIN; this is translated from the exons ATGAATCTTTCGGACACGACCAGACACCAGCCTCGTCCTGGTGGAACTCGCACCTGTCGGAGCCACCAAGCAAGAACTTCTACCAAGCCACCCACGGGCTGctgcaaacacacccatcgGTCCCTGGATTAAAACCGGCCAGCCCGTCGGCTTTACCACTGAGCGCAGGTCCCCGTAAGGCTCCGACCGTCGGCGCTCCAGTGTCCTCAGCTGCCCTTAACAGTGGCTTTCCGTCCATCGCTAACCCGAACCCGCGATCGCCGTTTCGCCATCTGGACTTCAGCACCAGCGCGACGGCCGAACTTCGCCGGAACCCCAGTCTCTCGGCCCCGGATGAGTGTGCGCGAGCCTGCCGTGAAGGTGAACCACCAAGGATTTGCTACTACCATTTCACCGTGGAGTACTACACCGTACTGGGAGC AGCCTGCCAAGTTTGCACACCGAACGCTACCAACACCGTCTGGAGCCACTGCCAGTGCGTCCTGGCTGACGGTGTCGAGCGCGGTATCCTTACCGTGAACCGCATGATCCCCGGTCCGTCCATTCAGGTGTGCGAGAACGATCGCGTCGTGATCGACGTCGAAAACCACATGGAGGGAATGGAGCTGACGATCCACTGGCACGGAATCTGGCAGCGAGGCACGCAGTACTACGACGGTGTACCATTCGTCACACAGTGTCCGATTCAGCAGGGTAACACCTTCCG GTACCAATGGACCGGAAATGCAGGCACACACTTCTGGCACGCTCACACCGGTCTGCAGAAGCTGGACGGTTTGTACGGTAGCATCGTGGTGCGGCAGCCGCCATCGCGCGATCCTAACTCGCATCTGTACGACTTTGATCTTACCACGCACATTATGCTGGTGAGCGATTGGCTGCACGAGGACGCCGCTGAGCGCTATCCGGGCCGACTTGCGGTCAACACTGGCCAAGATCCTGAGTCGCTGCTGATCAACGGCAAGGGTCAGTTCCGTGATCCCAACACTGGCTTCATGACCAACACGCCGCTTGAGATCTTCACCATCACACCTGGTCGTCGGTATCGCTTCCGTATGATCAACGCATTCGCGTCCGTTTGCCCGGCTCAGGTCACCATCGAAGGACACGCGCTCACGGTCATCGCTACCGACGGCGAACCGGTGCATCCGGTGCAGGTTAACACCATCATTTCGTTCTCAG GAGAGCGTTACGATTTCGTCATCACCGCAGACCAACCGGTCGGTGCGTACTGGATTCAGCTGCGAGGACTCGGCGAGTGTGGCATCAAGCGCGCCCAACAGCTGGCTATCCTTCGGTATGCTCGTGGCCCGTACCAGCCGGCTTCACCACCCCCAACGTACGATGTCGGTCTTCCGCAGGGCGTT GTCATGAATCCGCTCGATGCTCAGTGCAACGTCCAGCGGGACGATGCCATCTGTGTGAGCCAGCTGAAGAACGCCAAGGAAATCGACCGCGCGCTGCTGCAGGAAAAGCCGGACGTCAAAATCTTCCTGCCATTCCGCTTCTATCTCTACCGCCCGGAGGAGCTTTTCCAGCCGAACACGTACAACCGCTTCCTGG TCGCTCCAACGGGAGACCATGTCATTTCGCTGATCGACGAGATTTCGTATCTGTCCGCACCGGCCCCGCTGCTGTCGCAATTCGATGACATCAACCCGGAGCAGTTCTGTAACGGTGATAACCGGCCGGCCGACTGCGGTGCCAACTGTATGTGTACCCATAAGGTCGACATCCCGCTTAACGCCATCGTGGAGGTCGTTCTTGTCGATGAAG TCCAACAACCGAATCTGAGCCATCCGTTCCATCTGCACGGTTACGCGTACAACGTGATCGGTATTGGCCGCTCACCGGACTCCAATGTCAAGAAGATCAACCTGAAGCACGCGCTCGACCTCGATCGGCGCGGTCTGCTCCACCGGCAGTACAATCTGCCCCCGCTCAAGGATACGATCGCCGTCCCGAACAACGGCTACGTCGTGCTGCGATTCCGTGCCGACAATCCAG GATTCTGGCTGTTCCACTGTCACTTCCTGTTCCACATCGTGATAGGCATGAACCTGATCCTGCAGGTCGGCACGCTCGCCGATCTTCCGCCGGTGCCACCGAACTTCCCAACGTGCGGTGATCACCTGCCACCGATCAACTGA